A single Rhodoligotrophos defluvii DNA region contains:
- the ybaL gene encoding YbaL family putative K(+) efflux transporter codes for MLVHHTPLITTLVGSLVLAFLLGALANRLRVSPLVGYLIAGIMSGPFTPGFVADLQMATELAEIGVILLMFGVGLHFSFKDLMSVRAIAVPGALAQIAIATLLGIGLGSLMGWKLGAGLVFGLALSVASTVVLLRALQERRLIETERGRIAVGWLIVEDLAMVLTLVLLPAIAGLLISLEGGETGARAPLRSRDILETVAITLGKVAAFVALMLIVGRRAVPWLLHRIAHMGSRELFRLAVLAISLGVAYGATTLFGVSFALGAFFAGMVLSESELSHRAAEETLPLRDAFAVLFFVSVGMLFDPMIIIRDPLPVIATFLIIVLGKSIGAFAIMRVFNYPVPTALMISASLAQIGEFSFILAALGVNLNLLPEEGRDLILAGAILSILANPLFFAAIDRWGPRLEARLEARRGRRMAAPETSAPAATAGPA; via the coding sequence CCACACGCCGCTCATCACGACGCTCGTGGGGAGCCTTGTCTTGGCTTTCCTGCTTGGCGCCCTTGCCAACAGGCTCAGGGTGTCGCCGCTGGTCGGCTATCTCATCGCCGGCATCATGTCGGGCCCGTTCACGCCCGGCTTCGTGGCGGACCTGCAGATGGCGACCGAGCTGGCGGAAATCGGTGTCATCCTGCTGATGTTCGGTGTCGGCCTCCATTTCTCCTTCAAGGACCTGATGTCGGTGCGCGCCATTGCGGTCCCGGGTGCCCTCGCCCAGATCGCCATCGCAACCCTCCTGGGCATTGGCCTTGGCAGTCTCATGGGCTGGAAGTTGGGCGCCGGTCTCGTGTTCGGGCTGGCCTTGTCGGTCGCCTCGACGGTGGTGCTGCTGCGCGCGCTGCAGGAGCGCCGATTGATCGAAACCGAACGCGGCCGAATCGCCGTCGGCTGGCTGATCGTCGAAGATCTGGCCATGGTGCTCACCCTCGTGCTGCTGCCCGCCATAGCCGGCCTGTTGATCAGCCTGGAAGGAGGCGAGACCGGCGCGCGCGCCCCGCTGCGCTCCCGCGACATTCTCGAGACCGTCGCGATCACCTTGGGCAAAGTGGCGGCTTTCGTGGCGCTCATGTTGATTGTCGGCCGGCGCGCCGTGCCCTGGCTGCTGCACCGCATCGCGCATATGGGCTCGCGCGAGCTCTTCCGGCTGGCGGTGCTCGCCATCTCGCTCGGCGTCGCCTATGGCGCGACCACCCTGTTCGGTGTGTCCTTCGCCCTGGGCGCCTTCTTTGCCGGCATGGTGCTGAGCGAGTCGGAGCTCTCCCATAGGGCGGCGGAAGAGACGCTGCCCTTGCGCGATGCCTTCGCGGTGCTGTTCTTCGTATCGGTCGGCATGCTGTTCGACCCGATGATCATCATCCGCGACCCGCTGCCGGTCATCGCGACCTTCCTCATCATCGTGCTCGGCAAGTCGATCGGCGCCTTCGCTATCATGCGCGTCTTCAACTATCCGGTGCCGACCGCGCTGATGATCTCGGCCAGCCTCGCCCAGATCGGGGAATTCTCGTTCATTCTGGCGGCCTTGGGCGTCAACTTGAACCTCTTGCCCGAAGAAGGGCGCGATCTGATCCTGGCCGGCGCCATCCTCTCCATCCTGGCCAATCCGCTGTTCTTCGCCGCGATCGACCGCTGGGGGCCACGCCTCGAAGCGCGCCTGGAGGCACGCCGCGGCCGGCGCATGGCCGCGCCGGAGACGAGCGCGCCGGCCGCGACGGCAGGGCCCGCGC